One window of the Hyperolius riggenbachi isolate aHypRig1 chromosome 5, aHypRig1.pri, whole genome shotgun sequence genome contains the following:
- the LOC137517560 gene encoding C-C chemokine receptor type 8-like isoform X1: MRVRMEEVIEYTPSTWDYGDSYGTIQPLPICERIEMESFLTILFYVLFCISMIGNGVIFVILVKLETFQSVTNIFFLNLVISDLVFSFTLPFLAISYYDDWRLGEAICKIQTAAFHIGFQSFVIFITLMTIDQYLTIVHSWCTTSTISVRFAVCISCASWLLSIILSIPDLLIYTVSNNGWATVCAIRADDHSQWWLTVGHYKHFVLFFLCPLAILIICYTGIWLKLAKCNIRRKSRVQKVIAIIAMMFFLCWTPYNLIMILLFQKQIDLFVGCNSAVLYIFHVSQVILFIHCCVNPFLYALLGTKFRRHLNCSFKRRSTRSSQQQEISLKTSTVNGL; the protein is encoded by the coding sequence TGAGAATGGAGGAAGTCATTGAATACACGCCATCTACATGGGATTACGGCGACAGTTACGGCACGATTCAACCATTGCCAATATGTGAACGAATCGAAATGGAATCATTCTTAACAATACTTTTTTATGTACTGTTCTGCATCAGCATGATTGGTAATGGTGTCATTTTTGTTATTCTGGTGAAGCTGGAAACATTTCAGTCGGTCACTAATATTTTCTTCTTAAACCTGGTCATCTCTGATTTAGTGTTTTCCTTTACGTTGCCCTTCCTTGCAATCTCTTATTATGATGATTGGCGCCTTGGAGAAGCAATATGTAAAATCCAAACAGCTGCTTTTCACATTGGTTTCCAAAGCTTTGTCATTTTTATTACCCTGATGACAATTGATCAGTACTTAACCATAGTCCACTCTTGGTGCACAACCTCAACAATAAGTGTTAGATTTGCAGTTTGTATAAGCTGTGCCTCTTGGTTACTTAGTATTATTTTAAGCATTCCTGATCTACTCATTTACACAGTGAgcaacaatggctgggctacAGTTTGTGCTATTCGTGCTGATGATCATTCACAATGGTGGCTTACTGTAGGACATTATAAACACTTTGTCCTCTTTTTCCTTTGCCCTTTAGCAATCTTAATAATTTGCTATACTGGGATATGGCTAAAACTGGCCAAGTGCAATATAAGAAGAAAATCAAGAGTTCAAAAAGTTATAGCAATCATTGCTATGATGTTTTTCCTTTGCTGGACTCCATACAACTTAATTATGATTCTTCTGTTTCAAAAgcaaattgatttgtttgtaggtTGTAacagtgctgtactgtatattttcCATGTCTCTCAAGTGATtctattcatccattgctgtgtgAATCCATTTCTGTATGCCTTGCTGGGGACAAAATTCAGACGGCATTTAAATTGTTCTTTTAAAAGAAGATCAACCCGTTCATCACAGCAGCAGGAAATAAGTTTGAAAACCAGTACAGTCAATGGACTTTAA
- the LOC137517560 gene encoding C-C chemokine receptor type 8-like isoform X2, whose product MEEVIEYTPSTWDYGDSYGTIQPLPICERIEMESFLTILFYVLFCISMIGNGVIFVILVKLETFQSVTNIFFLNLVISDLVFSFTLPFLAISYYDDWRLGEAICKIQTAAFHIGFQSFVIFITLMTIDQYLTIVHSWCTTSTISVRFAVCISCASWLLSIILSIPDLLIYTVSNNGWATVCAIRADDHSQWWLTVGHYKHFVLFFLCPLAILIICYTGIWLKLAKCNIRRKSRVQKVIAIIAMMFFLCWTPYNLIMILLFQKQIDLFVGCNSAVLYIFHVSQVILFIHCCVNPFLYALLGTKFRRHLNCSFKRRSTRSSQQQEISLKTSTVNGL is encoded by the coding sequence ATGGAGGAAGTCATTGAATACACGCCATCTACATGGGATTACGGCGACAGTTACGGCACGATTCAACCATTGCCAATATGTGAACGAATCGAAATGGAATCATTCTTAACAATACTTTTTTATGTACTGTTCTGCATCAGCATGATTGGTAATGGTGTCATTTTTGTTATTCTGGTGAAGCTGGAAACATTTCAGTCGGTCACTAATATTTTCTTCTTAAACCTGGTCATCTCTGATTTAGTGTTTTCCTTTACGTTGCCCTTCCTTGCAATCTCTTATTATGATGATTGGCGCCTTGGAGAAGCAATATGTAAAATCCAAACAGCTGCTTTTCACATTGGTTTCCAAAGCTTTGTCATTTTTATTACCCTGATGACAATTGATCAGTACTTAACCATAGTCCACTCTTGGTGCACAACCTCAACAATAAGTGTTAGATTTGCAGTTTGTATAAGCTGTGCCTCTTGGTTACTTAGTATTATTTTAAGCATTCCTGATCTACTCATTTACACAGTGAgcaacaatggctgggctacAGTTTGTGCTATTCGTGCTGATGATCATTCACAATGGTGGCTTACTGTAGGACATTATAAACACTTTGTCCTCTTTTTCCTTTGCCCTTTAGCAATCTTAATAATTTGCTATACTGGGATATGGCTAAAACTGGCCAAGTGCAATATAAGAAGAAAATCAAGAGTTCAAAAAGTTATAGCAATCATTGCTATGATGTTTTTCCTTTGCTGGACTCCATACAACTTAATTATGATTCTTCTGTTTCAAAAgcaaattgatttgtttgtaggtTGTAacagtgctgtactgtatattttcCATGTCTCTCAAGTGATtctattcatccattgctgtgtgAATCCATTTCTGTATGCCTTGCTGGGGACAAAATTCAGACGGCATTTAAATTGTTCTTTTAAAAGAAGATCAACCCGTTCATCACAGCAGCAGGAAATAAGTTTGAAAACCAGTACAGTCAATGGACTTTAA